The following DNA comes from Spirulina major PCC 6313.
GTCCCCCCGCCAGGGCCACACCACCAAAATGGGACGGATACCCCGGATCTTGCAGCAGGGCATAGTCCCCCGGATTCAACACCGCTAAGGGTAAATGGGCCGTCCCCTCCTGACAGCCAATCAGGGGGAGCACTTCGGTGTCGGGGTCGATGGGGATGCCGTATTTTGCGGTGTAATGGCGGGCGATCGCTTGGCGAAAGGGTTCCGTACTCTGAAATAGGGCGTAACCGTGGGTGCTGGGGTCATCCAGGGCAGATGCGATCGCCTCTAGCACCACCGGCGGCGTGGGTAGATCCGATGATCCCAACGACAGATCAATAATCGGCAAACCCTGCGCGATCGCCTCTCCCTTAGCACGATCCATATCTGCAAAAACATTCGACTGAAGCGAGCGAAGACGATGGGCAAATTCCATAATTCAGAGGGTTAATTCAGGGAACATGGTCGCAACAGGGCATGATTCACCATGCCCGCAAGATTAAACCGGATCTTCACATGATTAGAGATTTTGATCGAGAAATTCCACAATTTTGGGCCGGGTGATGGCCCCTTCATGGGATGCGATCATGGTCTTATCTTTAAAAATGCGCAGCGCTGGCACTCCTTCTACCGCACATTGCTTGACCGCTGCGGGGTTAGGATCTATTTCTAACTTGACCACCTTAAGGCGATCGCCATAGTCTGCGGCTATTTTCTCAATCGACGGCGACATCAGCCGACAGGGCCCACACCACGCCGCCCAAAAATAGGCGAGCACGGGCTTTTCCGCGTGCATCACCTCTTGGTCAAATTGATCATCTTGAATTGTGAGGACAGTACTCATTGTTTTTGGCGTTAAATCAGGTACGTTAACTAAAGAGATTCAAACAAAATCTGATCTTCCATACTAGGGGAGTAACACGGGACAAAACAAGCTAACCCCGATCCCCAGAACTGAAATTAAAACCGTAAGATAGCCAAATTTAAAATCAAGTCCATGACCCAGTCTCCCCCGTCTGCTCTTTGGCCTAATCCTGATTTAACCCCTGCTGCTTTTGTGGCTGCAACGGCAACCGTGCTGGGTCATGTGACGCTGGGGGCAGGGGCGAGTGTGTGGTATGGGGCGGTCTTGCGGGGGGATGTGGAGCGGATTGAGGTGGGAGCACATAGCAATGTGCAGGATGGGGCGGTGCTCCATGGTGATCCGGGGCAGCCGACGGTGTTAGGGGATTATGTGACGGTGGGGCATCGAGCGGTGATTCATGGGGCACAGATTGAGCGGGGCTGTTTGATCGGGATTGGGGCGATCGTGCTCAATGGGGTGACGGTGGGGGCGGGGAGTATTGTCGGGGCGGGCTGTGTGGTGACGAAGGATGTGCCGCCGCGATCGCTCATGGTGGGCATTCCCGCGAAACGGGTGCGGGAGGTGTCCGAGGCCCAAGCTGCGGAATTAATCGAGCACGCCCAACGCTACGAAACCCTTGCTCAGGCTCATGCTGGCACAGGGACAGATCTAGGATTTCACGCTTAGGGATTGGGATCATCCGAGGTTTCAGCCTCCTGCTCAGAGTCTGCGGATTCACCCGGAAAACGGCGGGCCAATTCTGCTTCAAGCTCCACCATCAGGGTTTCGAGTACTGGCTCGTCGAGGCTCTCGTAGGCGGCGGGTGGGGTGGGATCGGGTTCAAAAAAGAGAATTTTAATTTGTCCATCGCCAATGGCCAGCATCAAAACTTCGGTTTCTGGATCGTAGGCATCCAGGAGGCCGAGGACTTCTTGGAGTTGGTTGGCGACGTTTTTGTTGAGGGTTTCGACGGCGCGACGCGGACAGGTGACAAAGTGCGGTTGCGGTTGCAGGTCAATGCCGAGCACGTCGTTAGCTTCGGGGTTGGCGAGGTGAAAGCTCCAACTCAAGGCGGCAATTTGGGGCCGACAGTCCCGCGCAAATTGGTCGAGGCGGTGCTTCCACGGCTCGGAGTTGGTTTGTGGGGGACGAGAACCAAACATGGGCAAGGAGAATCGGGATAATTTTTACATTATCATGGGAGACCTGTTCTGGAGAGTTCACCCTTTAAGATGGGGGGAGAACGGTTGTTGAATCCTCTTGCAACGGGTTGTGATGCAAAAAAAACCTTGGCTCCTTTGGGTGGAATCGGTGGCGATCGCTGCCTCCATTTCCGGCACGATTACGGCGGCATTAACGCGCCAATTTCTCTATGCGGCAACCCCGTTGACGATCGCCCTGGGGTTAAATGTGTTGACCCATCAGCGATCGCACCAACGCCAACGGGAACTAGAAAACCAACTCGCCACCCTGCAAACCGAACTCATTGCCCAGGTGCAGGCGGAAATCCATCCGGTGAATCAGGCTGAACTAACATCGGTGCGCGATCGCATCACCGCCCTCGAACAGCAGAGCACCACCCTCCCCACCCAACTCGCCAGCCTGCAAGACAGGCTAGAGGATCAACTCGCCATCCTGACCACTCAAGATCAAGAGAATCAACGCACCCTAACGCACCTCACAACAACGGTTAACGATCTCAAAACTCACCTCGAAGCGGTGAGCCTTGACCCCTTGACGGCGACGGTTGAGCACCTCCAGCATCAGATCCAGCAGTTTCGCGATAGTTATGATCCGGCAGACTTTGGGACGATGAAAATGGTGGTGGAGGCCCTCAAAGCGCAGTTACGCACCCTGACCGATAGTGAAACCCATCGCTGGCAAAATATTGAACGCACCTTAACCACGCTTCAAGGCCAAGTGGATGGAATGACGACGATGGAGCCGGGTACGGTGGAATCGCTGCAAAGGGCGATCGCCACCCTCCAAGCCCAGGTGCAAGATCTCCCCACGCCCCCGGATTGGCAACCGGCGATCGCTGACCTGCAAACCACCCTCCAAGATCTGCAAACCCAATGGGATGAATTTCGCCAAACTCCGCCCCCTGCCCCCACCCTTGATCCCTGGGATGTTGCTGCTCCTCCTCCAGCCCCGCCACCGTCAGCCGTCCCCACGCCCACACCTCCCCCAGTTGCCAATTTTGACGATGATTTTGACGATGATGAGGCGTTTGATGATGAGTTAAATGCTGAATACGAGGCATTCCAGGCGGCGGAACTGGGTGAGTCTGCCGAGGTGAAGCCGGTGGAACAGTTGGGCCATGAACTCGAAACCGGGATTCGGGATTTAGGCGAAAATTTGTGGGGGTTTGGGCGATCGCTACGGGACACCCTGACCCGCCTCACCGATAGCGTCGATTTTCCCCACACTGACCCGGAAAGCCTGCAATCCTGGGCCTGTACCGCCACATTCCCAATGCCGAACACCACCCAAGGCGCGATCGCCATCAGCCCCCCAGGGGACGCGATCGCCACACGTCACACCGATGGCCATGGGGTGCTCGTCAATGTGGTGCAACAGGCGATCGCCCACACACTGCCCGTTGCACCCTTCACAACCCTGGCCTTTAGCCCCGACGGTCAACACCTCCTGATCGGTCACAACGACGGCAGCAGCACCCTCTGGCGGACTCAGGACGGAACCCAGCAACAGACCTTCCTCGGCCATCCCTTGCCGATCACCGCGATCGCCTTCAGCCCCCACGGCCGCACCTGTGCCACCGCCAGCGGCGATAAACTGATTCTGCTCTGGGATACCCAAACGGGCCAAACCCTGCGCCCCTTAAAAGGGCATTGGGATACGGTGATGAGCTTGGTGTTTAGTCCCGATGGCGAATGGTTAATCAGCGGCAGTCGGGATGGGACGGTGAAGCGCTGGGATGT
Coding sequences within:
- a CDS encoding thioredoxin family protein, producing MSTVLTIQDDQFDQEVMHAEKPVLAYFWAAWCGPCRLMSPSIEKIAADYGDRLKVVKLEIDPNPAAVKQCAVEGVPALRIFKDKTMIASHEGAITRPKIVEFLDQNL
- the ccmS gene encoding beta-carboxysome assembly chaperone CcmS; translation: MFGSRPPQTNSEPWKHRLDQFARDCRPQIAALSWSFHLANPEANDVLGIDLQPQPHFVTCPRRAVETLNKNVANQLQEVLGLLDAYDPETEVLMLAIGDGQIKILFFEPDPTPPAAYESLDEPVLETLMVELEAELARRFPGESADSEQEAETSDDPNP
- a CDS encoding gamma carbonic anhydrase family protein is translated as MTQSPPSALWPNPDLTPAAFVAATATVLGHVTLGAGASVWYGAVLRGDVERIEVGAHSNVQDGAVLHGDPGQPTVLGDYVTVGHRAVIHGAQIERGCLIGIGAIVLNGVTVGAGSIVGAGCVVTKDVPPRSLMVGIPAKRVREVSEAQAAELIEHAQRYETLAQAHAGTGTDLGFHA
- a CDS encoding WD40 repeat domain-containing protein yields the protein MQKKPWLLWVESVAIAASISGTITAALTRQFLYAATPLTIALGLNVLTHQRSHQRQRELENQLATLQTELIAQVQAEIHPVNQAELTSVRDRITALEQQSTTLPTQLASLQDRLEDQLAILTTQDQENQRTLTHLTTTVNDLKTHLEAVSLDPLTATVEHLQHQIQQFRDSYDPADFGTMKMVVEALKAQLRTLTDSETHRWQNIERTLTTLQGQVDGMTTMEPGTVESLQRAIATLQAQVQDLPTPPDWQPAIADLQTTLQDLQTQWDEFRQTPPPAPTLDPWDVAAPPPAPPPSAVPTPTPPPVANFDDDFDDDEAFDDELNAEYEAFQAAELGESAEVKPVEQLGHELETGIRDLGENLWGFGRSLRDTLTRLTDSVDFPHTDPESLQSWACTATFPMPNTTQGAIAISPPGDAIATRHTDGHGVLVNVVQQAIAHTLPVAPFTTLAFSPDGQHLLIGHNDGSSTLWRTQDGTQQQTFLGHPLPITAIAFSPHGRTCATASGDKLILLWDTQTGQTLRPLKGHWDTVMSLVFSPDGEWLISGSRDGTVKRWDVATGDKVANATPGGTVQTVAISPDGQQVASGSSDRTLSLWAANTLSEIRHQRGLQAVKQVAYSPDGRLLATATGKVITLWSVANSDRIAILNHPHPITALQFTPTGQELISVTAAGDVSRWQKP